One part of the Mariniblastus fucicola genome encodes these proteins:
- a CDS encoding DUF2997 domain-containing protein, with product MRTIEVTVSPDGQSKVEAIGYQGNTCREATKVFREALGASKTETKKPELYESQNQFNEQKESL from the coding sequence ATGAGAACGATCGAAGTCACCGTCTCGCCGGACGGTCAAAGCAAAGTTGAGGCGATTGGTTATCAAGGCAACACTTGTCGTGAAGCAACCAAAGTGTTTCGAGAGGCCCTTGGAGCCTCAAAGACGGAAACTAAAAAACCAGAGCTGTACGAATCTCAGAATCAATTCAATGAACAAAAGGAAAGCCTATGA
- a CDS encoding transposase, which produces MSSNSKRTRRTLSEEFKRDAVNLIVSEGYSFRAVAEAVNVNENSLRNWHRRYTPEAEPCGPDATKEELRAELKRLRKNSNAAAHAQSSNEFSKPIPR; this is translated from the coding sequence ATGTCAAGCAATTCGAAACGTACTCGCCGGACTCTTTCAGAAGAGTTCAAGCGTGATGCGGTCAATCTGATCGTTAGTGAGGGCTACTCTTTCCGAGCAGTCGCTGAGGCTGTCAACGTGAATGAGAACAGCCTTCGCAACTGGCACAGGAGGTATACTCCGGAAGCTGAACCTTGCGGTCCGGACGCCACGAAAGAAGAACTTCGCGCCGAACTGAAACGCCTTCGCAAGAACTCAAACGCGGCGGCACATGCGCAATCGTCTAACGAATTCTCAAAGCCGATCCCGCGCTGA
- a CDS encoding AAA family ATPase, with product MTQTLSEELHDHISACFTGLWIHSHEHAEAIAETGRLCRDNDWNFFTWDVANGMMASGTTPLNSESRTDPLAAIRAFTSDGSTEMPSILVLKNFHRFLGNAEVTQTLAEQIEAGKSTRKFYVVLSPKTELPVELEKLFTVLDHRLPDREQLVTIATEIASDGELPEGSELDETIDAASGLTRFEAENAFALSVIREGRISSSTVQQLKSQTIRKSGLLTMHESTTGFDQLGGMDSAKEFCKKVLGSSSTRAKAKGILLLGVPGTGKSAFAKALGHEANRPTLVMDIGRLMGGIVGQSESNVRRALEIVDAMAPAILFIDELEKGLSGSGGGGRNDSGVSTRLMGSLLTWLSDHTSDVFVVATSNDISQLPPELTRAERLDGIFFCDLPSKEDKLAIWHIWMSHFGIDPVETIPDDEFWTGSEVRSCCRLASLLGVSLVEASSHVVPIAVTNREAVSDLRSWASNRCLSANIGGTYKFDHAKPTQRRTMTSVGPQPSDN from the coding sequence ATGACTCAAACACTATCAGAAGAACTACATGATCACATATCGGCATGCTTCACGGGTTTGTGGATTCATTCTCACGAACACGCCGAAGCGATTGCGGAAACTGGTCGACTCTGCCGCGACAACGACTGGAACTTCTTCACCTGGGATGTTGCGAACGGCATGATGGCAAGCGGTACGACCCCGCTGAACTCAGAAAGTCGCACGGATCCACTGGCGGCCATCCGGGCTTTCACTTCAGATGGATCGACTGAGATGCCTTCGATTCTTGTGTTGAAGAATTTTCATCGTTTCCTGGGAAATGCGGAAGTCACTCAAACCCTTGCAGAACAAATCGAAGCGGGCAAAAGCACGCGTAAGTTTTACGTTGTCCTGTCTCCAAAGACAGAGTTACCCGTGGAGTTGGAAAAGCTTTTCACGGTTCTGGACCATCGACTCCCTGACCGCGAACAGTTGGTCACGATCGCAACGGAGATTGCGTCCGATGGTGAGCTTCCGGAAGGAAGCGAACTCGATGAAACGATCGATGCCGCATCGGGGCTGACTCGTTTCGAAGCTGAGAATGCCTTCGCGCTTTCAGTTATCCGGGAAGGCCGCATATCGAGTTCGACAGTGCAACAGTTGAAAAGCCAAACGATTCGCAAATCCGGACTGTTGACGATGCACGAAAGCACGACTGGCTTCGATCAGCTCGGAGGCATGGATTCGGCAAAGGAGTTTTGCAAGAAAGTACTCGGCTCTTCGTCGACCAGAGCGAAAGCGAAAGGCATCCTTTTGCTGGGTGTTCCCGGAACGGGAAAGAGTGCCTTTGCCAAAGCTTTGGGACATGAGGCCAATCGCCCAACGCTGGTCATGGATATTGGTCGGCTGATGGGTGGCATTGTGGGACAGTCCGAGAGCAACGTACGTCGAGCACTGGAAATTGTTGATGCCATGGCACCGGCGATCCTTTTCATTGATGAACTGGAGAAAGGATTGTCGGGTTCAGGCGGCGGCGGTCGCAATGACAGCGGTGTCTCGACTCGACTGATGGGATCGCTGTTGACCTGGCTCTCTGATCACACGTCCGATGTTTTTGTGGTCGCGACCAGCAACGACATCTCGCAGCTCCCTCCAGAGCTGACTCGTGCGGAACGCCTTGATGGCATATTCTTCTGTGACTTGCCTTCGAAAGAAGACAAGCTTGCCATATGGCACATATGGATGAGTCATTTTGGAATCGACCCAGTCGAGACAATCCCAGATGACGAGTTTTGGACAGGAAGTGAAGTTCGCTCTTGCTGTCGACTTGCTTCGCTCTTGGGAGTGTCGTTGGTCGAAGCCAGTTCTCACGTTGTGCCTATCGCCGTCACTAACCGTGAAGCCGTCAGCGATCTGCGCAGCTGGGCCAGCAACCGCTGCCTGTCTGCCAACATAGGGGGAACTTACAAGTTCGACCACGCAAAGCCAACACAGCGGCGCACCATGACCTCGGTCGGCCCTCAACCGTCTGACAACTGA
- a CDS encoding recombinase family protein → MTVENMQSFLKKKSRRRMRPEKGNKSKRQLWQEAKLEVASVYQEFYQEMQKLKGKTPGALYARYSSRFQDSIASQIRALLVFAVANQIYISIDQIFFDVAVRGSKANREGLQKVEKTLESGKASVLLVLKTNRLYRKTYRSLHWIDRAVKRWEARLIFVKDHLDSSERDFDGIRLQMAAVLDEHGARAHVDNVVSQHLHLAQDKVITGTVTFGFCGDEVEGQETRRGFPRRTWAIDEFEAEYVRLIFHWFVYEGLSRAEIVRRLVADPDAPLPPRSAGSWSITALNILLQNERYLGIFKYGEKMNVDMPDADYVIRQERDEPLHVAHHSELQIVESRIWFEAQRLIAIAKSNGGRRRGKSSEPTGSELIRRLFVCPQHQRPTWISGDNIFCPECNKLQREQRCLVSKLPTKLASKLLIEKIVGFITEDKDFVRDAHKAYVEALESGEVVDPNEIRRLEHESKELGRKIAALKQDKGSTDIEIAESDEILGELRAERQEVTSRLARLNRDSSLEVQIPTFEETVKKLKTLADSLLNSIRAKDPAVLGRFRRVLRLLVGGEIELHQAGSIEPRQGWLRAEFDICLGAVLTDGSGLDDKQPSRRVSIDFNRPCPFQAEADEAYRLDTAEELPRKEIGSRLGCSKSKITKLLKYAYDQRGEVFVDGRSRRAAIAPPNPPAYDRIGDRVMELYRQDRLLQVIANDVGVCKDTITKVVRIWHEENNVPLEDGRTRRKRLAVKNRPK, encoded by the coding sequence ATGACAGTCGAAAATATGCAGTCGTTTTTAAAGAAAAAGAGTCGGCGGCGGATGCGGCCGGAAAAGGGCAACAAGAGTAAACGCCAACTTTGGCAAGAAGCAAAGCTCGAGGTTGCATCGGTCTATCAAGAATTCTATCAAGAGATGCAGAAGCTGAAAGGCAAGACTCCCGGGGCTCTTTACGCCCGATACTCTTCGCGCTTCCAGGACTCCATCGCCTCTCAAATTCGGGCACTTCTAGTGTTCGCCGTTGCCAACCAAATCTATATCAGCATCGATCAGATCTTCTTTGATGTCGCAGTACGGGGCTCGAAGGCAAATCGCGAAGGCTTGCAGAAAGTTGAGAAGACTTTGGAGTCGGGCAAGGCAAGTGTGCTGCTTGTCCTGAAAACTAACCGCTTGTACCGCAAGACCTACCGTTCCCTTCACTGGATTGACCGGGCCGTCAAGCGTTGGGAAGCTCGCCTAATTTTTGTTAAAGACCACCTTGACTCGAGTGAAAGGGATTTTGACGGGATTCGTCTTCAGATGGCAGCGGTACTGGATGAGCATGGTGCACGGGCACACGTAGACAATGTTGTCAGTCAGCATTTGCACCTTGCTCAAGACAAAGTCATCACTGGAACCGTCACGTTCGGGTTTTGTGGTGACGAAGTTGAGGGACAGGAAACTCGGCGGGGGTTTCCTCGCCGAACTTGGGCGATAGACGAATTCGAAGCAGAGTATGTTCGCTTGATCTTTCACTGGTTCGTTTACGAAGGTCTCTCGCGCGCTGAAATCGTCCGTCGGCTGGTTGCCGACCCTGATGCTCCGCTACCACCGCGGAGTGCAGGATCCTGGTCGATTACAGCGCTGAATATTCTGCTACAGAATGAACGATATCTCGGTATTTTCAAATACGGCGAAAAGATGAATGTCGACATGCCTGATGCCGACTACGTCATTCGACAGGAACGTGATGAGCCATTGCATGTTGCTCATCATTCGGAGCTGCAAATCGTAGAGTCGAGAATCTGGTTCGAAGCGCAGCGACTAATAGCGATTGCCAAGTCCAACGGCGGACGGCGACGCGGCAAGTCGAGCGAGCCAACAGGGAGCGAACTGATTCGACGCTTGTTTGTCTGTCCTCAACACCAGCGCCCAACATGGATCAGTGGCGACAATATCTTTTGTCCGGAATGCAACAAGCTTCAACGTGAACAGCGCTGCCTGGTTTCAAAGTTGCCAACCAAGCTCGCATCCAAGCTTTTGATTGAGAAGATTGTCGGATTCATCACCGAAGACAAGGACTTCGTTCGTGATGCCCACAAGGCGTACGTAGAAGCTCTGGAATCTGGCGAGGTCGTCGACCCAAACGAGATACGGCGACTCGAACACGAATCGAAGGAGCTGGGACGCAAGATTGCCGCGCTGAAGCAAGACAAAGGGTCGACAGATATCGAAATCGCCGAAAGTGATGAAATTCTGGGGGAGTTGCGTGCCGAACGCCAGGAAGTCACGTCGCGGCTCGCCCGGCTCAATCGTGATTCTTCGCTCGAGGTTCAGATCCCAACGTTTGAGGAAACCGTCAAGAAATTGAAGACCCTCGCTGATAGCTTGCTCAATTCGATTCGCGCAAAAGATCCTGCCGTTCTTGGGCGTTTCCGTCGTGTCTTGCGGCTACTTGTTGGTGGTGAGATTGAACTTCATCAAGCAGGCAGTATCGAGCCTCGCCAAGGGTGGCTGCGTGCAGAATTTGACATTTGCCTCGGAGCAGTACTGACAGATGGCTCCGGACTGGACGACAAACAACCGTCGCGACGGGTCTCAATTGACTTCAATCGCCCCTGCCCTTTCCAGGCAGAGGCAGATGAAGCCTACCGACTCGACACGGCCGAAGAGTTGCCCCGTAAGGAGATTGGTTCTCGACTAGGATGTTCCAAGTCAAAGATCACAAAACTTCTGAAGTATGCCTACGATCAGCGTGGTGAGGTCTTCGTCGACGGTCGTAGCCGGCGCGCCGCCATCGCACCACCCAACCCACCGGCATACGACCGGATTGGCGATCGAGTCATGGAGTTGTATCGCCAGGATAGGTTGCTACAAGTAATCGCCAATGACGTTGGTGTATGCAAAGACACGATCACCAAAGTTGTCCGAATTTGGCACGAGGAGAACAACGTGCCCCTTGAGGATGGCCGCACTCGGCGGAAGCGATTGGCGGTCAAGAATCGCCCCAAGTAA
- a CDS encoding class I SAM-dependent methyltransferase, translating into MSQPDWNARFAETEFAYGAEPNSFLVQNASWLKAPVLSIAEGEGRNAVFLAAQGLNVHAVDSSHVGLAKAERLAASKSVIISTEVVDLQDFAPEPNAYGGAVSIYAHLPSPLRTRLYPLLVKTLKPGGVLILESYAENQIGRGTGGPSNLDLLMTCDKVERELVGLETILLQETEREVIEGKFHTGLASVIQYVGKKPI; encoded by the coding sequence TTGTCACAGCCAGACTGGAACGCGAGGTTTGCCGAAACCGAATTTGCATATGGCGCGGAGCCCAATTCGTTTCTCGTGCAGAATGCAAGCTGGCTAAAGGCCCCCGTTCTTTCCATCGCAGAGGGCGAAGGCCGTAACGCCGTCTTTTTGGCGGCTCAGGGATTGAATGTCCACGCGGTGGACAGTTCGCACGTGGGCCTGGCGAAAGCCGAAAGACTTGCCGCCAGTAAGAGCGTCATCATTTCAACCGAAGTCGTAGATCTCCAGGACTTTGCGCCTGAGCCGAACGCGTACGGCGGAGCTGTTTCGATATACGCTCATTTGCCGAGTCCACTTCGAACGAGGCTGTATCCGCTTCTCGTAAAAACGCTGAAACCGGGCGGAGTTCTGATCCTGGAATCGTACGCCGAAAATCAGATAGGGCGTGGTACAGGCGGTCCAAGCAATCTAGACCTGTTGATGACCTGCGACAAGGTCGAGCGGGAACTCGTCGGACTTGAAACGATCCTCTTGCAAGAAACCGAGCGAGAAGTGATCGAAGGCAAGTTTCACACAGGCCTGGCTTCCGTGATCCAATACGTCGGCAAAAAGCCAATCTGA
- a CDS encoding TM0106 family RecB-like putative nuclease, producing MKKTNGAILFSATDLANHLACSHTTQLNRQYVDGDIKLEYREDPMLDLLIELGENHEQAYLEYLKGQGLSVVELKEFDGSSTEIAIKAMREGVDVIAQAWLSSRPWRGRTDFLIKVDTPSDFGDWSYEVSDTKLSQITKSSAVIQLCLYSEMLAEVQGVLPNSMSVVKPGDAKADAFEIDRLRVTDYMAYFRMAKSRFEAAMNAELDSSSYPEPCDHCKICNWWPLCNQVRRNDDHLSFVAGMTKSQRVEVVDQGISKLTTFAEADKPLCEYPKRGAVDSYNKSHRQAQIQLKGIRSGKPEYEFNEIENDRGFLRLPEPCPGDIFFDIEGNPRAMEDGLEYLFGYVTLDEGRTLYRGIWGLNKKDERKSFEQFIDCVLNRWEKFPEMHIYHFAPYEPSALKRLSLRHATRETELDDLLRGEIFVDLYGVTRQGIRASVESYSIKQLEQFYGFERAEVLEEASKALREVERLIELNMTDEIRDHHKEVVENYNKDDCLSTLVLRDWLETLRSELAGTGVDLPRPPLGDREAKDSVKEMSAEAARVFDLLAFDIEDEPVDDNQSARWLLAHTLEYFRREEKCMWWDYFTLKTMEYDELLRENRAIAGLGFVEERQPEKGNLPIHVYEFPIQDTILEARAKVRDTEDNSIGSIKFIDIKENLVGIKKAGAAVDIHPSSVFEFDIIPSGSLPVSLLEFGEQVANAAKSGKEIKSARYDLLAKKLPRLKTMQLPIEGAAKDNAISIALDLDNSYLGIQGPPGTGKTFVGSHVISELAKAGKRIGVCAVGHTVIINLLKKVHERCNERGISIPLAHCGGKHELPDYIKKVANKKVIESLDKGCVVGGTAWLWSSEPMMEQLDYLFIDEAGQMSLAMALAAGRAAKNIILLGDPQQLEQPQQALHPEGAEISSLAHVIDGNETMPPEKGLFLETTWRLHPKICGFNSEQFYENRLQSLEGLELQEIFAEPELSGNGLRFFPVEHEGNQNRSFEEVEFVCDLYDRLLSNGDQWATKDAELKPLTHDDILVIAPFNAQVSALKKALPDDTLVGTVDKFQGQEAAIVIYSMTCSSAEVAPRGMSFLYDRHRLNVATSRARALAIVVGSPALLNASCNSPAQMRLANALCRFHELSESI from the coding sequence GTGAAAAAAACCAATGGTGCAATACTCTTCTCAGCGACAGACTTGGCAAACCATCTTGCCTGTTCCCATACCACTCAACTCAATCGCCAGTACGTTGATGGAGACATAAAGCTTGAATATCGCGAAGATCCGATGCTCGATCTCCTTATCGAATTGGGCGAGAATCACGAGCAAGCCTACCTTGAATACCTGAAAGGTCAGGGGCTCTCTGTTGTGGAACTCAAGGAGTTCGACGGTTCAAGCACTGAGATTGCGATCAAGGCGATGAGAGAAGGCGTCGATGTCATTGCACAGGCATGGCTCAGTTCTCGTCCGTGGCGAGGTCGAACCGACTTTCTTATCAAAGTCGATACACCCAGTGACTTTGGCGATTGGTCATACGAAGTTTCGGATACCAAACTCTCCCAGATAACTAAATCGTCTGCCGTAATCCAGCTTTGCTTGTACTCGGAAATGTTGGCCGAAGTACAAGGCGTCTTGCCGAATTCAATGTCAGTAGTGAAGCCAGGCGACGCAAAGGCGGATGCTTTTGAAATAGATCGCCTGCGAGTAACGGACTACATGGCCTATTTCCGCATGGCCAAGTCTCGTTTCGAGGCTGCCATGAACGCGGAACTCGATTCATCAAGCTATCCAGAACCATGCGACCATTGCAAGATTTGCAATTGGTGGCCGCTTTGCAACCAAGTGCGTCGAAATGACGACCACTTGTCGTTCGTTGCCGGGATGACCAAGTCACAACGTGTAGAAGTCGTCGATCAAGGAATCTCAAAGTTGACTACCTTCGCCGAAGCCGATAAGCCACTGTGCGAATATCCCAAGCGAGGAGCGGTTGATTCGTACAACAAGTCTCATCGGCAAGCTCAAATTCAGCTGAAAGGAATTCGCTCTGGAAAACCTGAATACGAGTTCAATGAGATTGAAAACGATCGGGGATTCTTGCGACTGCCCGAACCCTGTCCCGGCGACATATTCTTTGACATCGAAGGCAATCCAAGGGCGATGGAGGATGGTCTGGAATATCTGTTCGGTTATGTCACTCTTGATGAAGGTAGGACTCTTTATCGGGGCATCTGGGGATTGAACAAAAAAGATGAGCGAAAGTCATTTGAACAGTTCATCGACTGCGTTCTTAATCGCTGGGAAAAGTTTCCCGAAATGCACATCTATCATTTCGCGCCCTACGAGCCGTCAGCACTGAAACGGCTGTCACTCCGGCACGCAACGCGTGAGACCGAGCTGGATGATCTGTTGCGAGGTGAAATCTTCGTCGATCTTTATGGCGTTACGCGCCAAGGGATTCGTGCGAGTGTCGAAAGCTATTCCATCAAACAGTTGGAGCAATTCTACGGCTTTGAACGCGCCGAAGTCCTTGAAGAAGCAAGTAAGGCTCTACGAGAAGTTGAACGTCTGATCGAACTCAATATGACTGACGAGATTCGGGATCATCACAAAGAAGTCGTGGAAAATTACAACAAAGACGATTGTTTATCGACGCTAGTCTTGCGCGATTGGTTAGAGACGCTGCGCAGCGAACTGGCTGGCACCGGAGTTGACTTACCAAGACCGCCGCTGGGAGATCGCGAGGCGAAAGACTCAGTCAAAGAGATGTCAGCAGAAGCAGCACGAGTTTTTGATCTACTAGCTTTCGACATTGAAGACGAACCAGTTGACGATAACCAGTCTGCCAGATGGCTGCTCGCTCACACGCTTGAGTATTTCCGCCGTGAAGAAAAGTGCATGTGGTGGGACTACTTTACGCTCAAAACCATGGAGTATGACGAGTTGCTCCGTGAAAATCGTGCTATCGCGGGTTTGGGATTTGTTGAGGAACGACAGCCAGAGAAAGGCAATCTACCGATTCACGTTTATGAGTTCCCAATTCAGGACACGATCCTCGAAGCGCGGGCCAAAGTCAGGGATACGGAAGACAACAGTATTGGGTCGATAAAGTTTATTGACATCAAGGAAAATTTGGTTGGAATCAAGAAGGCCGGAGCTGCCGTCGACATTCATCCAAGTAGCGTCTTCGAATTTGACATTATCCCATCTGGCTCCTTGCCTGTGTCACTCCTTGAATTTGGAGAGCAAGTCGCAAATGCTGCAAAGAGCGGCAAGGAAATTAAGTCCGCTCGTTACGACTTGTTGGCAAAAAAGCTACCTCGACTCAAGACCATGCAATTGCCTATTGAGGGTGCCGCGAAAGACAATGCTATATCCATCGCTCTGGATCTGGACAACAGCTACCTTGGAATCCAGGGGCCTCCAGGAACAGGCAAAACTTTCGTAGGTAGCCATGTCATTTCTGAGCTTGCCAAAGCTGGAAAACGTATTGGTGTCTGCGCTGTTGGCCACACGGTGATAATTAACTTGTTGAAAAAGGTCCATGAAAGATGCAATGAGAGAGGAATTTCGATTCCACTCGCACACTGCGGTGGAAAACACGAACTGCCGGACTACATCAAGAAAGTGGCCAATAAGAAAGTCATTGAGTCACTGGATAAAGGCTGCGTAGTTGGTGGCACAGCATGGCTCTGGTCGAGCGAACCGATGATGGAACAGCTGGACTACTTGTTCATCGACGAAGCAGGCCAGATGTCGCTGGCGATGGCTTTGGCCGCTGGCCGCGCGGCGAAGAACATTATTTTGCTTGGTGATCCACAGCAACTTGAACAACCTCAACAGGCATTGCATCCGGAGGGAGCCGAAATCTCTTCATTGGCACATGTCATCGACGGCAACGAAACCATGCCGCCAGAGAAAGGACTATTTCTGGAGACGACTTGGCGCTTGCACCCAAAAATCTGCGGTTTCAATTCGGAACAGTTTTACGAAAACAGATTGCAAAGCCTCGAAGGTTTGGAGCTCCAAGAGATTTTTGCGGAGCCCGAACTGAGCGGAAACGGGCTGCGCTTCTTTCCCGTTGAACATGAAGGCAATCAAAACCGAAGCTTCGAAGAAGTAGAATTCGTTTGCGATCTCTACGATCGACTATTGTCGAATGGCGACCAATGGGCAACGAAAGATGCGGAACTAAAGCCGCTCACTCATGACGACATTTTGGTAATTGCACCGTTTAACGCCCAAGTTAGTGCTTTGAAGAAAGCCCTGCCTGATGACACATTGGTCGGAACAGTCGACAAATTCCAAGGGCAAGAAGCTGCCATTGTCATTTACTCGATGACATGTTCTTCAGCCGAAGTCGCTCCACGCGGGATGTCTTTCCTGTATGACCGGCACCGACTCAACGTCGCCACCAGTCGGGCACGAGCACTCGCAATCGTTGTCGGTTCTCCAGCCTTGCTCAATGCGTCCTGTAATTCTCCCGCCCAGATGCGACTTGCGAATGCCCTTTGCAGGTTCCACGAACTATCAGAATCGATTTAA
- a CDS encoding class I SAM-dependent methyltransferase, whose amino-acid sequence MASSNELARAAFHDPKAVAQYADSPGRAVPGFADMQRMATLLLAERVGSNGRILVVGAGGGLELKVFADAEPSWTFDGVDPSPAMLDLARQTLGTHVTRVALHEGKIDVAPEGPFDAATCLLTLHFANLEERRQMLTAIRGRLKPNAPLITLQLSFSQASGAREQWLSRYTAYVVSSGVDPQKASRASEAIDSHLTILDPQQDESLLREAGFYDVSLFYAGLAYRGWVSYAFR is encoded by the coding sequence ATGGCGTCTAGCAATGAGTTAGCCAGAGCGGCATTCCACGACCCGAAAGCAGTCGCCCAGTACGCCGACTCGCCGGGACGAGCTGTGCCGGGATTTGCGGACATGCAGCGAATGGCAACGCTGTTGCTGGCCGAGCGTGTTGGCAGCAACGGTCGCATCCTCGTTGTCGGAGCCGGTGGCGGACTGGAGTTAAAAGTCTTTGCGGATGCAGAACCGAGCTGGACGTTTGATGGGGTTGATCCTTCGCCCGCTATGCTGGATCTTGCAAGGCAAACCCTTGGTACGCATGTCACGCGAGTCGCTCTGCACGAAGGCAAAATTGACGTCGCACCGGAAGGTCCATTTGACGCAGCGACTTGTCTTTTGACCCTGCACTTTGCCAACCTCGAAGAGCGGCGCCAAATGCTGACCGCCATTCGTGGACGACTGAAACCAAATGCCCCATTGATCACGCTCCAATTAAGTTTTTCCCAAGCAAGCGGCGCGCGAGAACAGTGGCTTTCTCGCTATACGGCCTATGTGGTGAGTTCCGGTGTCGATCCGCAAAAGGCATCGCGGGCAAGTGAGGCAATCGACTCGCATCTCACGATTCTCGATCCACAGCAAGACGAATCGCTGCTGCGTGAAGCGGGGTTTTACGACGTGAGTTTGTTCTATGCCGGGTTGGCTTATCGAGGGTGGGTGTCCTATGCGTTTCGTTGA
- a CDS encoding DUF1257 domain-containing protein — MKIETQIRDINAVRHACRRLRLEPPNHGTFELYNSTETGWGVRFRDWKYPVVCKVESGEVAYDNYEGRWGDPNRLGEFFQSYAVEKAAIEARLQGYSSTEQLLEDGSIKLIIETGEGGYV; from the coding sequence GTGAAAATTGAAACTCAAATCCGCGACATCAACGCAGTTCGCCATGCCTGTCGTCGGCTACGACTGGAGCCACCCAACCATGGCACGTTTGAGTTGTACAACTCGACGGAAACAGGTTGGGGCGTACGGTTCAGGGACTGGAAATATCCTGTTGTTTGCAAAGTCGAATCTGGCGAAGTCGCTTACGACAACTACGAAGGAAGATGGGGCGATCCAAACCGACTTGGTGAATTCTTTCAAAGCTATGCCGTAGAGAAAGCAGCCATTGAGGCCAGACTTCAAGGCTATTCGTCAACGGAACAACTGCTGGAGGATGGCAGCATCAAGTTAATCATCGAAACCGGTGAAGGAGGCTACGTATGA
- a CDS encoding Rrf2 family transcriptional regulator, giving the protein MKRDSKLSGVLHILLHMAELEVPVTSEDLSKMMDTNPVVVRRLMAGLREQGYVRSEKGHGGGWTVACDLAEVTLLDIYEAVGSPSLLAIGNRTESPGCLVEQSVNAALGKAFDEAEQRLLRRLGGVTLASLSADCHKRLKAKGISLKAKRNTHGV; this is encoded by the coding sequence ATGAAGCGAGATAGCAAGCTTTCCGGTGTGCTGCACATCCTGCTGCACATGGCGGAATTAGAAGTACCGGTCACGTCCGAAGACCTGTCGAAGATGATGGACACCAATCCAGTTGTGGTGCGTCGGTTGATGGCCGGGCTGCGCGAGCAGGGCTACGTGCGCAGTGAGAAGGGGCACGGCGGCGGTTGGACTGTGGCTTGCGATCTTGCCGAAGTCACGTTGCTGGACATTTACGAGGCGGTTGGCAGCCCGTCACTGTTGGCAATTGGCAATCGCACCGAGTCGCCTGGTTGCCTGGTGGAGCAATCCGTGAACGCGGCACTGGGCAAGGCGTTTGACGAGGCCGAGCAACGACTGCTGCGGCGACTTGGCGGAGTGACCCTCGCTTCGCTGAGCGCCGATTGTCACAAGCGACTCAAAGCCAAGGGCATCTCACTGAAAGCAAAACGGAATACACATGGCGTCTAG